A part of Deltaproteobacteria bacterium genomic DNA contains:
- a CDS encoding SDR family oxidoreductase codes for MPFSLQNKVAIVTGASAGIGESVSRKLAAQGVSVALAARTLEPLEKLAQSIVAAGGKAIAVSTDVGSHEDQERLIKTTLETYGKIDILVNNAGLHHRGLFENVAAMDLAKMVDVNLRGPLVLTHLALPHLREGGGAVVNVASLAGHLPLPEAATYSSTKFGLRALSLALSQELAESGVTFSLVSPGPVATGFIMDHLENVSHLTLSQPISTPDEIADDVLACIQDGAPERCRPANSGRLAKAAYVMPGIRKLLRPIMERKGKRNKARIIEEQNQNIKS; via the coding sequence ATGCCATTTTCACTGCAAAACAAAGTCGCCATCGTTACCGGAGCATCTGCTGGAATTGGAGAGTCTGTCTCTCGTAAACTTGCCGCACAGGGTGTGTCGGTGGCTCTCGCGGCCCGCACATTGGAACCCCTTGAAAAGCTCGCACAATCCATCGTCGCTGCGGGCGGCAAGGCCATTGCCGTTTCCACTGATGTTGGTTCACATGAAGACCAAGAGCGACTTATCAAGACCACACTCGAGACCTACGGGAAGATTGATATCCTGGTAAACAATGCCGGCTTGCACCACCGAGGACTCTTTGAAAACGTGGCTGCGATGGACCTTGCTAAGATGGTTGACGTCAACTTGCGTGGGCCTCTCGTTCTCACCCACCTTGCTCTCCCGCACCTGCGTGAAGGCGGCGGTGCCGTGGTCAACGTTGCGTCCTTAGCCGGACATCTCCCGCTTCCAGAAGCAGCAACCTATTCATCAACCAAGTTTGGTTTAAGGGCACTTTCTTTAGCGCTTAGCCAAGAGCTGGCCGAGAGCGGCGTCACCTTCTCATTGGTTTCTCCGGGCCCCGTTGCCACTGGGTTTATTATGGACCATCTTGAAAACGTGTCGCATTTGACGCTTTCGCAGCCCATCAGTACTCCCGACGAAATCGCCGACGATGTGCTGGCCTGTATCCAGGATGGAGCGCCGGAGAGATGCCGTCCCGCGAACTCTGGTCGGCTGGCCAAAGCTGCCTATGTGATGCCTGGCATCCGCAAGCTCCTTCGCCCCATCATGGAACGCAAGGGCAAGAGAAATAAAGCGCGCATCATCGAAGAGCAGAATCAAAACATAAAGTCGTAA
- a CDS encoding YigZ family protein, whose amino-acid sequence MAIEPMLSIQENAVVEIDKIKGSRFIGLVFAAKDLEVAQQLLAEVKAEYADARHWCWAWRGLHPDAMRYSDDGEPSGTAGKPMLTVLEGADLSEALGVVIRYFGGTKLGKGGLVRAYTDAMKAAVEACVTEVRIEKVSFRLELDYSLEGSARHLLEACEAELDSSDYGESVCWRVTLPSVNQERLRREFQELTAGRGGIELVED is encoded by the coding sequence ATGGCCATAGAACCGATGCTTAGTATCCAAGAGAATGCAGTCGTTGAAATCGATAAGATTAAAGGCTCTCGCTTTATTGGGCTCGTTTTTGCGGCCAAAGACCTTGAAGTCGCTCAGCAATTACTTGCGGAGGTTAAAGCCGAGTATGCTGATGCTCGCCACTGGTGCTGGGCGTGGCGAGGCTTACATCCCGATGCGATGCGGTACAGCGATGATGGTGAGCCATCGGGTACCGCGGGAAAGCCCATGTTAACGGTGCTCGAAGGTGCCGACCTTTCAGAGGCACTTGGAGTGGTTATCAGATATTTTGGCGGTACGAAGCTTGGTAAAGGCGGTTTGGTCCGTGCTTATACGGACGCCATGAAAGCTGCGGTGGAGGCTTGCGTCACCGAGGTTAGAATTGAGAAAGTTAGTTTTCGTTTGGAGCTTGATTACTCCCTTGAAGGCTCCGCTCGTCATTTACTGGAGGCCTGTGAGGCTGAGCTTGATTCGAGTGATTATGGTGAATCGGTGTGCTGGCGGGTGACTTTGCCCTCGGTGAATCAAGAGAGATTACGGCGAGAGTTTCAGGAGTTGACTGCAGGACGCGGCGGTATCGAACTGGTCGAGGACTGA